The following is a genomic window from Bombina bombina isolate aBomBom1 chromosome 3, aBomBom1.pri, whole genome shotgun sequence.
gcttgtgtgtgtttatgtgtttatacgtatgcttatgtatgtttgtttgtgtatatgtatgcgcgTGTGTTTATGCATTGAAACATTTTTTTCCTCCATCTTATCCTCAACATTTGGTAGTTATATCCCAAAAAAatctaataaagtattttttttttatctcatggaCAAAATGTTAGAAATAgcatatatatcatacaatcactccataaGCACATGCCAAatgcactgcatatataatttgaggaaaatatttatttgccataaaaaaaaaatgatcgcctaactttaaagggacactgaacccacatcttttctttcataattcagacagataatacaattttaaacaacattccaatttacttctattatctgatttgcttcattctttagatatcctttgttaaagaaatagcaatgcccatgggcgagccaatcacaggaggcatcaatgtgtagccaccaatcagaagctactgagcctatctagatatgcttttcaggaaagaatatcaagagaatgaagcaaattagataatagaagtaaattagaaagtgatttaaaatggtattcactatctgaatcatgaaagaaaaaaaattgggtttaatgtccctttaagctgtgggtTTGATATTAAAATGTATCCATATAGGTAAGCAGAGCAGGCTACTagaaagtctatgggggaaaacagggactttataTACCCCAAAGTATGGCTCCCCTTTtagttcctggagacacaaacactgcgcCATACGCATTTTTAAGTAAAATAATGCGATATGACtgaaaaaataatttagaacgctaaactcagaTTTAATCTATTACAAGAGTAGAGTTTTTACTAGCCTGTTTAAAAAACGTTAAGAATACACAGCTCGTTTTATGATTGCTGGGAAGGACTTTCATATCTGATGTTTAAAAATAATTAGGAAAGTTTGTTTCGTGTGGTTCATATAATCGCACGATCTATAATTATTGAAATATCTTAGCGTCTCAGATAAAATCCCAATTTTAACACGTTTACCAAACTTTGTTATGTTTAATAAAGTTTCTCAGacacaatatgtaaaaaaaaaaaaatagtagcagAAGAAAGGCAGAACTGCCAGTACGTCACTCTAAGTCCCTCCTTTCTGTCAGGCGTGAAGCGTACACGCCCCTTTTGCTGCGTGCTTGCGTCTCTTGACTCGTAGTCTTGGCGCCCTGTTTTCTGTTGCTGGTTATTCCACAGTCGGCCTTATCATTTTTTTCCACGTTACCCTATCATGGCTCAGGTTCCACCTGCTGTTCAGGCTGGGTTGAGGGAAGCGCTTCTCGAGACGTTGACAGGGATTCTATCCCCTTGCCAGGAAGTGCGTGCAGCCGCGGAGGAGCAGCTGAAAGTACTTGAAGTAACAGAAGAGTTTGGAGTTCATTTAGCAGAGCTTACGGTTGATCCCCATGGTGCTTTGGCCGTCCGACAGCTGGCATCGGTGGTTTTGAAGCAGTATGTTGAAAATCACTGGTGCTGTCAGTCAGAGAAGTTTCGATCTCCTGAAACCACAGAAAGAGCAAAAACGGCTATAAGGCAGCTGCTTCCTAGGGGTCTTTGGGAATCTATCAGCAAGGTTCGCTCAAGTGTGGCATATGCATTATCTGCCATTGCCCACTGGGACTGGCCTGAAGCGTGGCCCCAACTTTTCAACCTGCTCATGGAAATGCTAGTGAGTGGTGATGTCAGTTCTGTACATGGAGCTATGAGAGTTTTGACTGAGTTCACCAGGGAGGTGACTGATACGCAAATGCCACTGGTAGCACCTGTTATTCTTCCAGAGATGTACAAGATATTCACAATGGCAGAGGTTTATGGGATTAGAACTCGTTCTCGTGCTGTTGAAATTTTCACCACTTGTGCACATATGATTTGTTCTATGGATGAGGTAGAAAAGGGCGCTGCTCATGCTCTAATCTTACCTGTGGTACAGCAGTTCACACAAGCTTTTGTCCACGCTCTACAGATGCCAGATGGTACCACATCTGACAGCGGATTGAAAATGGAGGTTTTAAAGGCAATAACTGCTTTGGTGAAGAATTTTCCTAAGCACATGGTTACCTCAATGCAGCAGATATTGCCAATTGTGTGGAATACACTGACTGAGAGTGCAGCTTTCTATGTGCGTACAGAAGTAAATGACACTGAGGATATTGAGGATCCTGTGGATTCAGATGGAGAGGTTTTAGGCTTTGAAAACCTGGTTTTCAGTATCTTTGAGTTCGTACACACACTTTTGgaaaacaagtttaaagggacCATCAAGAAAGCGCTTCCTGAGCTGATCTATTACATCATCCTATACATGCAGATCACAGAAGAGCAGATTAAAATTTGGACTGCAAATCCTCAGCAGTTTGTGGAGGATGAGGATGATGACACTTTTTCATACACTGTCCGTATTGCTGCCCAGGATCTTCTTTTGGCTGTGTCAAATGAGTTCCAAAATGAGAGTGCAGTTGCACTTGCTGCTGCAGCAACACGACATCTGCAGGAAGCTGAGCAGAACAAGAGCCAAGGAGGACAGCATTGGTGGAAGATTCATGAAGCTTGCATGCTGGCTTTGGGCTCAGTAAAAATAGTTTTAACAGAGGGTGTACAAAGTGGTCGAGTTCAGTTTGATATGAACGGCTTCCTGACTAGTGTGATATTGTCTGACCTCAATCTCTCCGTCTCTCCCTTCCTTCTAGGACGTTCCCTATGGGCTGCAAGTAGGTTTACAGCTGCAATGTCAACTGAACTGATACAGCAATTTCTACAGGCCACAGTAAGTGGTTTGCATAACAATCAACCACCATCTGTACGGATCTCTGCTGTTAGGGCCATCTGGGGGTACTGTGATCAACTTAAGATCTCTGAGAGCACCCATGTATTACAACCATTCTTACCTAGTATACTAGATGGTCTCATAAACCTGGCAGCTCAGTTCACATCTGAGGTGCTAAACTTGGTGATGGAAACGCTATGCATTGTATGCAGTGTGGATTCTGTGTTTACTGCTAATTCTGAGTCCAAAATTTGTCCATTCACCATTGCAATCTTCCTCAAGTATAGTAATGACCCTGAAGTGGCTTCACTGGCTCAGGACATTTTTAAGGAACTTGCTCAAATAGAAGCCTGCCAAAGCGCAATGCAGATGAGGCTCATACCCACTTTGGTTAGCATCATGCAGGCACCTGCTGATAAGATTCCTCCTGGTCTTTGTGCTACATCCATCGACATTTTAACTACAGTTGTGAGGAACACACAGCCACCACTATCTGAACTTCTCATATTTCAAGCCTTTTCTGCTGTTGCTCAGTGCACTCTTCACACTGATGATAATGCAACTATGCAAAATGGTGGGGAATGTCTACGTGCTTACGTATCGGTGGCACTTGAACAAGTGATTCAGTGGCATGATGAGGAAGGGCATAGTGGGCTCTGGTATGTGATGCAAGTGGTCAGTCAGCTTTTGGATCCACGTACATCTGAATTCACTGCAGCATATGTTGGGCGTCTTGTGTCTACCCTCATCTCCCGGGCTGGTCGTGAACTTGGAGAAAACTTGGACCAAATACTAAGAGCCATCTTAAGCAAAATGCAACAAGCAGAAACTCTCAGTGTCATGCAGTCTCTGATTATGGTGTTTGCACACCTTGCACACTCACAGTTAGAACCCCTTTTTGAGTTCCTCTGCAGTCTTCCTGGTCCAACAGGAAAACCAGCCCTTGAATTTGTGATGTCAGAGTGGATGAGCCGACAACATTTGTTCTATGGGCAATATGAAGGGAAAGTCAGCTCAGTTGCTCTATGCAAAATTCTGCAGTATGGCGTATCTACGGATGATAAAAGACTTCAGGACATCAAAGTTAAGGGAGAAGAAATTTTCAATATGGAAGAGGGTATACGTACCAGATCAAAAACCTCAAAAAATCCTGAACGCTGGACTACTATTCCTCTACTTGTTAAGATATATAAGCTGTTAATCAGTGAACTTTCAAATGTAATTGAAGCCAATTCAACCCGACAGACTGAGGAGGAATTGAGCCAAAGTGATGGAGATGACCCAAATGACATGTATGAGGATGAAGGTTTGGCAGGATGTTTACTATCTGATATCCTTTCCAGCAATAAATATGATGATGATTACTATGAAGATGATATAGAGGATGACCCAGATGTTTTGAAGGATCCTCTCTATCTAATTGACTTGCAGACATACCTTACAGATTTCTTGCGCATGTTTGCTCAACAACCATGCTTTTCTGGTTTCTCTGAACATCTAAATAGCAATGAAAGAAGAATTCTCCAGTCAATTGGAATCTGAATATCAGACATTTTATAAATTTAAATGACATTCCTTAACTCCTCTAGAAAATCGCACAGCCTGTTAATCTGTTTTGAGGGACCCTTCTGAAGTTTTGAAGTAATGAAATATTGGACTGAATTACCCTCCTTAATAGGGGTTGCCTTGAATTGATGATATTTTTACAATtaccatctattttttttttttttttttaccaaaaaggaaCAGTGGAAAAAGAAAGCTGCTCTTAATGTAATGTGCCATTGCATGCAGCACTGCCTATCAAATGTTGGTGAATTCCAGTGTATAAGAGACATGTTAAGCTGCTATTCtaactagtaatatttttttttttggacttaaatCGCTGTGTAGGAACACACTGGCTACCAGCGTGGGACTTTCATTTACATGACAGCCTCTAAACAATATCCTGGTGCCTTGTAGGTTCATGTAAAGTTAATAACCCACCTAAAGGCTTTACTGCTGCCGTATCCAtagccaaaggaggttcaacagcATGATGAGATTTTCTAATGTCATTTGAATAATTTCTTTTTCACTGTTTAACACTGATGATTTTGCAGGAAGTTTAAATAGCAAGATTAAAAAGGTGCCATATCCATTcaaatgaatattgttttttcCATTATGAAATTTCTTCCAGAATgtgcttaaatacaattaaaataagatgAAGATGTTTTTTTGAAGTGGAGGTTAGGAAATTTAGGATTTTACTGACTTTATTGAAAAGCTGGTCAATATTAAATGTACAAATAAAATATCtgttctacattaaaaaaaaaaaaaatgttagtgtcaaaagaactgaaataaggggcggtctgcagaggcttagatacaaggtagaggtaaaagtatttaaatataaccgtgttggttatgcaaaactggggaacaatGCAAATTactatataaacttattaacctcttaaCAGTTTTCCCCAATAAagtcaaacacctaattaacctattaacccctaaactgtcatcccccaacaacgcaaacgCCTAattaacattaacccctaaaccaccatccccaacaatgcaaactacctaattaacctattaacacctaatcctcaaaccccccacattgcaaagtattaacctaataactaagccccctaacctaacactccctaagttaacCCCATTTAAAACACgtacaataaaaaatactaactacataaaaaattaataaaaacaattacaaaaaataaaaacaaattactaaaaaaaactaacacccaaaataaaaaaactaacattacataaaaaaacaagattacaaaaatatttttttattcctaatctaataccccctttttaaaaaaaaaaaaaaaaaaaacactaccccaaaataaaaaacaccctaatctataattaaattaccaattgcccttaaaagggcattttgtagggcattgcctttaagTTTAAAAGCTCTTTCgttgaaaaaatacaaagtaccccgtTAACAGCCTGTTAATCTGTTTCATGAGAGACCCTTCTGAAGTTTTGAAGTAATGACATTTTAGGCTGAATTACCTTCCTTAATAGGGGTGTAGATGTATTGCTGAGTGGCATTGTATACACTACATATGTATCAATTAATTTAATAATTCAGTTGAGCTAATATCTACTTGATTTGGCTATAGCCACAGCAGAAATTGTAAAAGACCTCAAATCAAATGTTTCAGCATAGACCCCTTTCCCCACTCACTATGCAGATTACACTGATGTATAtctaaataactcaattaaaataatttccctgacatggtacctagatcaggatgcTACCTGGGGTGAGAGAGACGCTGAGTCTGTACTTTAGTGGGGATATGCTCAGAATCCCAGGATGTGGTAagttaacagatacatgtgataatCAGGATAATGATTCACTAGGTCTTCTTTTGAAGGTCCAATCCACATATATATGTCTGGGAACATTTGCTAGCTCAATATGACATGGGAAGCTAAATCTCAAATAAATGATttgtgcctaatcttcataatTTAAAATACTGAGATTGTATTaaaaatacctatatatatgtgtTGAGCTGAAAATTATATTGGATAACTGTCTGCTGTATGGAATAGTTAGCtacattggtgaatttaaaatgtttaaccaacctACTTCAGAATAAATAACATCTTCcttgtttttcagacatctgataAATGCATGTGTAATTTGGTTCTGTAAATTAtttcatactagtcctaaagcccgtgtacacgggccattttttgcattacagtggttccaccccttgctctccccgCTCTCTCCGCCTCTCCTGTgcgctctctccgcctctcttttgctctcttcccctctcttttaatAATACAATTCAGTGGGATTCAGCACCAAAAGTTAATATAGTGCACAGTGTATTGGGCAAGCTGCAAATGCCCCAATTCATTAAATGTCAAAAGTAACACCAGCACTGTAGTAAATTTGAAAAACTTTTATTTCTGGTTACTTAAaaagccccctctcttttgctctctcccccctctcttttgctctctcccccctctcttttgctctcctgccccctctcttttgctcgctctccccccctctcttttgctcgctcgctctcccccccctctcttttgctcgctcgctctccccctcctctcttttgctcgctcgctctcccccccctctcttttgctcgctctcccccccctctcttttgctcgctctccccccctctcttttgctcgctcgctctccccccctctcttttgctcgctcgctctccccccctctcttttgctcgctctccccccctctcttttgctcgctctccccccctctcttttgctcgctctccccccctctcttttgctcgctctccccccctctctttgctcgctctccccccctctcttttgctcgctctccccccctctcttttgctcgctctccccccctctcttttgctcgctctccccccctctcttttgctcgctctccccccccctctcttttgctcgctttcccccctctcttttgctcgctttcccccctctcttttgctcgctcgctctcccccccctctcttttgctcgctcgctctcccccccctcttttgctcgctctctccccccctctcttttgctcgctcgctctcccccctctcttttgctcgctctccccccccctctcttttgctcgctctcccccccctctcttttgctcgctctccccccctctcttttgctcgctctgNNNNNNNNNNNNNNNNNNNNNNNNNNNNNNNNNNNNNNNNNNNNNNNNNNNNNNNNNNNNNNNNNNNNNNNNNNNNNNNNNNNNNNNNNNNNNNNNNNTGGCTTCCTTTATGTGACGGGGATTGAGATTGAAAGTTTCCTTCTACCTGAATACTGAGAGGGGCAAATtatgaaaggaaaagaaaagaagctCTACTTTCCGGTGGATCCATACTTCAGGGGGTACTAACTTCTCAGTGAtaccgaatcatccttacctcatatgattgagggtattTAATGTAAGTGCACACCCAAGGGGGAGCTGTATATGAAGAAACTTATCCTAGATATTTGGCTCTGTGTTGCTGTTTCGTTTTTGTGGACTTTGTGCACTATTTATTTTTTGCTCTTCACATATATTCTTTACCTGTAAATCattgtatagtatattatataacacCATATATTGACAACAGGTATAGTGATCAGCCTATATTGGTATATTGCAGTGCTCCGTTGCTTATAGCGCTATCCCGCTCttcttttgtgtatgtgtgtgtgtgtatatatatatatatatatatatatatatacatatatatatatatacatatatacaggtagccctcagtttacgccggggttaggttccagaaggaatggttgtaaattgaaacccagtttataatgtaagtcaatgggaagtgagggagttagaaatctaagaaagacaatataggtacatttaaatgtggggaaggtagcatgattaacagtgacagggagaaggctgagatactaaaccagttttttttcttcagtatacacaagagaggaaccattggatgatactttggaacaaaatagaacatgcctgccaataccattaattgggttatgtatagaggatatcaggaacaaattggataatattaaggtaaataaaactccaggcccagatggaatacacacaagggtgttgagggaatttagcactgttatagacaaacctctactcttaatttttcaagactcattatcctcaggcatggtacccaaggattggcgttaagctgatgtggtgccactcttcaaaaagggaagtagggatgatccaggaagcgatagaccagttagtctgacatcaataatggggaagttatttgaagggattataagggattatattgatgatcatattcatgtaaacaagattatgagttctaatcagcatggttttatgagaaatagatcatgtcaaactaatctaattagattctatgaggaaggaagtaaaaatatagataaaggggaattagttgatgtgatatacttagattttgcaaaggcgtttgatacagtgccacatgagagattaatgcacaaaattaagggactgtgaatatctgaaaatgttagtttgtggataaataactggattaaacatagggagcaacgagtagtagtaaatggatcatactcagattggacaacggtaatcagtggagtaccccagggatcagtgctgggccctattctttttaatatttttataaatgacttagagctaggattaaatagcgacatctctatttttgcagatgatactacgttaaataaggtcattaggtcagagcaagatgaactttcgttacaaagggacctgcaaaaattagaagtatgggcaggtaaatggaaaatgagatttaatacgggaaaatgcaaggttctacattttggaagtaaaaataagcaggcaacgtattatttaaatgggacaagacttagccaaacacaggaggaaagggatttgggagtagtaatagataacaagctaaagatgggtgcacaatgcagggcagcagcttcaaaggctagtaagatactagcatgtattaagaggcattgactcaagggaggaaagcattattctgtcactatataaagccctggtaagacctcaccttgagtatggactgcagttctggggaccgatcgcaaaaaaagatattgcagaactagaaaaagttcagagaaggaccacaacgctaataaggggattggagaatataacctatgaggagaggttagccaaactgggtctgttttctttagaaaaaaggcgcttaagaggtgacatgattactttatataaatatattcaaggcccatatacagagatggcagaagcgctgtttattccaagaaaattgtttgtgaccagaggtcacaatttaaggttggaggaaaggagatttaatctcttgcaacggaaacgttttttcactgtaagagcaataacattttggaactcattaccaaaggaggtagtgaatgccaataccctagatacatttaaaaattatttggatacatttctgtctataaacaaaattcatggatatgattgctagtattaaatggctcaccttttagtgggattatttaagcttaactggagctttttgtatatattttagatttgtataggttgaactcgatggacttcggtcttttttcaacctcatctactatgttactatgttacatgaaagaaaacataatttatgtaatttcatattggcaagagtccatgatacccaccctttttatggtggttatgattttcttgtataaagcacaattattccaattccttgttgatgcttttgctcctttctcatcaccccacttcttggctattcgttaaactgaattgtgggtgtggtggggggtgtatttataggcattttgaggtttgggaaactttgcctctcctggtaggattgtatatcccatacgtcactagctcatggactcttgccaatatgaaagaaattaatttatcaggtaaattcttacataaattatgttttttttttttataactacacTGGTGATTTAGTGTAactacctaatttaaaattgaattttattttaaaatgacctgcagaaatattttcacaaaaaaaatttaatcgcagaaagtgaagaaaaattCTGCCTCTGGGCCTATCAGCAATCTAATTCACACAAGGCTAGAGTCCCTATGGTTAGCAAGGCTATGTAGCAAATATACTTTCTATTGGAAAAAACAATAGTAACAATTTCCCAAATCTTATACAAAGTAGAGAAAGAGGATGATACATGTCCAAATGAAAACACTgatcctatatacatatacattcccTCGTAGTCTCTATTAATATAAAAGGGTAAagacatatttttattaatcttgcagaaaaacaaacagttaaaaagaggaaaacctgaatatacatacacatataaatcagatatatgaaaaaaataaaataaaaaaatatatataaatatatatatacacacagagagaatcacactcacaggaacgaacaactggctcaataccattgttagcctgttctatggtaatttactacctgggtgcagctttttttagcccagtaatgcttttcacagagtagaactttcctgtagcatatcagtctgacccaagaggctgctcctgggtggtaaatctccatagaactagctgatgagctgctgttcgtttctggtagagcgcctctctctttgtgtgtgtataatatatatatatatatatatatatatatatatatatatatatatatatatatatatatacagtatgtatatatatatattatgtattattattattattatcggttatttgtagagcgccaacagattccgcagcgctataaacaaaagggggagtacaacaaaacaattatagggtagagggccctgccaagagttgcactgttgtagtcagctcttaagaaggtgatctacaaacagctggacttttaggcttacatgctaagagggttcaggggattgcagtggaggagaggaactagtattaggaagggttagcgtaggttgtatgcttccctgaacagtagagtctttagggagcacttgaagcttttaaaactagaagagagtcttgtggagcgaggcagagagttccacaagatggggtcagtctggagaagtcctgtaaacgggagtgtgatgaggtgataagagaggaggagagtaggaggtcatgagcagagcgaaggggacgggagggagagtatctggagacaaggtgtgagatgtaggggggagcagtgcagttgagggctttgtatgtaagagtgagagttttgtgtttgatcctagaggcaagaggaagccagtgaagggattggcagagaggcgcagcagatgaagagcgacgtgtaaggaagatgagtctggcagaggcattcattatggattgtaaaggagctagacggcaggtggggagaccagagaggacagagttgcagtaatcaaggcgggaaagaatgagagagtggattaaaatcttagttgtgtcttgtgtaaggaagtgtctaattttagagatgtttttaaggtggaagcggcaggctgtagccaaggactgaatgtgaaaagtgaaggaaagatctgagtcaaatgtgaccccgagacatcgggcatgcgaggtaggggtaatgatggagttgtcgacagttatagagatattaggggtggagattttggaagaaggggggaaaatgaggagctcagttttggagagatttagcttgaggtagtgagaggacatccaggaagagatgtgagaaagacagttagtgacacgggttagcaaggaaggagatagttctggtgcagagaagtagatttgggtgtcatcggcatacaaatgatattggaaaccgtgggacttaattagggaaccta
Proteins encoded in this region:
- the IPO9 gene encoding importin-9, producing MAQVPPAVQAGLREALLETLTGILSPCQEVRAAAEEQLKVLEVTEEFGVHLAELTVDPHGALAVRQLASVVLKQYVENHWCCQSEKFRSPETTERAKTAIRQLLPRGLWESISKVRSSVAYALSAIAHWDWPEAWPQLFNLLMEMLVSGDVSSVHGAMRVLTEFTREVTDTQMPLVAPVILPEMYKIFTMAEVYGIRTRSRAVEIFTTCAHMICSMDEVEKGAAHALILPVVQQFTQAFVHALQMPDGTTSDSGLKMEVLKAITALVKNFPKHMVTSMQQILPIVWNTLTESAAFYVRTEVNDTEDIEDPVDSDGEVLGFENLVFSIFEFVHTLLENKFKGTIKKALPELIYYIILYMQITEEQIKIWTANPQQFVEDEDDDTFSYTVRIAAQDLLLAVSNEFQNESAVALAAAATRHLQEAEQNKSQGGQHWWKIHEACMLALGSVKIVLTEGVQSGRVQFDMNGFLTSVILSDLNLSVSPFLLGRSLWAASRFTAAMSTELIQQFLQATVSGLHNNQPPSVRISAVRAIWGYCDQLKISESTHVLQPFLPSILDGLINLAAQFTSEVLNLVMETLCIVCSVDSVFTANSESKICPFTIAIFLKYSNDPEVASLAQDIFKELAQIEACQSAMQMRLIPTLVSIMQAPADKIPPGLCATSIDILTTVVRNTQPPLSELLIFQAFSAVAQCTLHTDDNATMQNGGECLRAYVSVALEQVIQWHDEEGHSGLWYVMQVVSQLLDPRTSEFTAAYVGRLVSTLISRAGRELGENLDQILRAILSKMQQAETLSVMQSLIMVFAHLAHSQLEPLFEFLCSLPGPTGKPALEFVMSEWMSRQHLFYGQYEGKVSSVALCKILQYGVSTDDKRLQDIKVKGEEIFNMEEGIRTRSKTSKNPERWTTIPLLVKIYKLLISELSNVIEANSTRQTEEELSQSDGDDPNDMYEDEGLAGCLLSDILSSNKYDDDYYEDDIEDDPDVLKDPLYLIDLQTYLTDFLRMFAQQPCFSGFSEHLNSNERRILQSIGI